The following are encoded together in the Amyelois transitella isolate CPQ chromosome 6, ilAmyTran1.1, whole genome shotgun sequence genome:
- the LOC106131146 gene encoding ubiquitin carboxyl-terminal hydrolase 46 isoform X2: MSICQDLGLNFQQRMGANISQLERDIGSEQFPPNEHYFGLVNFGNTCYSNSVLQALYFCRPFREKVLEYKAKNKRTKETLLTCLADLFYSIATQKKKVGSIAPKKFIARLRKEKEEFDNYMQQDAHEFLNFLINHINEIILAERNQSTLKLQKNTTGENVTCNGTLPQSTEPTWVHEIFQGTLTSETRCLNCETVSSKDEHFFDLQVDVGQNTSITHCLKCFSDTETLCNDNKFKCDNCSSYQEAQKRMRVKKLPLILALHLKRFKYMEQYNRHIKVSHRVVFPLELRLFNTSDDAVNPDRLYDLVAVVVHCGSGPNRGHYISIVKSHGFWLLFDDDMVDKIDASAIEDFYGLTSDIQKSSETGYILFYQSRDASC; this comes from the exons ATGTCAATATGTCAGGATCTCGGCCTTAATTTCCAACAGAGAATG GGCGCAAATATATCACAATTGGAAAGAGATATCGGGTCAGAGCAGTTTCCCCCAAATGAACATTATTTTGGATTAGtcaat tttggaAATACCTGTTATAGTAATTCAGTTCTTCAAGCACTCTACTTCTGTCGCCCCTTTAGAGAAAAAGTTTTAGAATATAAAgccaaaaacaaaagaaccAAGGAAACACTGCTAACATGTCTAGCAGACCTTTTTTATAGCATTGCcacacaaaagaaaaaagtaggCTCTATTGCACCTAAGAAGTTTATTGCTAGACTGAGAAAAGAAAAAG aggAATTTGACAATTACATGCAACAGGATGCCCATGAATTCTTGAATTTCCTTATAAACCACATCAATGAGATTATTTTAG CCGAGCGCAATCAAAGTACACTGAAACTGCAAAAGAACACGACCGGTGAGAATGTGACATGCAACGGCACGCTGCCACAGAGCACAGAACCGACGTGGGTGCACGAGATATTTCAGGGCACCCTTACCAGTGAAACGAGGTGTCTCAATTGCGAGACAGTGAGCAGCAAGGATGAGCATTTTTTTGATCTTCAG GTTGACGTAGGCCAGAATACGAGCATCACGCATTGCCTAAAATGCTTCAGTGACACCGAGACCCTGTGTAACGACAACAAATTCAAATGTGACAACTGCAGCAGCTACCAAGAAGCCCAGAAGCGCATGCGCGTGAAGAAACTGCCACTAATACTGGCATTGCATTTAAAGAGATTCAAGTACATGGAACAGTACAATAGGCATATAAAAGTCTCGCATAGAGTCGTGTTCCCGTTGGAGTTGAGACTTTTCAACACT TCCGACGACGCTGTGAACCCGGACCGTCTTTACGACCTGGTTGCCGTTGTAGTACACTGCGGCTCGGGGCCCAACCGGGGACACTACATCAGCATAGTGAAGAGCCACGGCTTCTGGCTGTTGTTCGACGACGATATGGTAGAT AAAATTGATGCGTCAGCGATAGAAGATTTTTACGGCCTAACTTCAGACATTCAAAAATCGTCCGAAACCGGTTACATATTGTTCTATCAATCTAGGGACGCTAGTTGTTAA
- the LOC106131155 gene encoding large ribosomal subunit protein eL21, whose translation MTNSKGYRRGTRDLFARRFRTHGTIPLATYMKVYKIGDIVDIRGNGAVQKGMPHKVYHGKTGRVYNVTAHALGVIVNKRVRGRIIPKRINIRIEHVKHSKCRQDFLKRVKENERLLKEAKAAGKIIKLKRQPQPPKAAHIVSGLEKPVLLAPIPYEFVA comes from the exons ATGACGAACTCAAAGGGTTATCGCCGCGGTACTAGGGATCTGTTCGCCCGCAGGTTCCGCACACATGGAACTATCCCTCTCGCCACGTACATGAAAGTGTACAAAATCGGCGACATCGTTGACATCAGG GGTAATGGTGCAGTACAGAAGGGTATGCCACATAAAGTCTACCACGGTAAGACTGGCCGCGTCTACAACGTCACAGCACACGCTCTCGGCGTCATTGTGAACAAAAGGGTGCGTGGCAGGATCATCCCTAAACGCATCAACATCCGCATTGAGCATGTAAAGCACTCAAAGTGCAGACAGGATTTCTTGAAGCGAGTGAAGGAAAATGAAAGGCTCCTGAAGGAAGCGAAAGCTGCCGGCAAAATCATCAAGCTGAAGAGACAACCTCAGCCCCCGAAGGCTGCGCACATCGTCAGTGGACTGGAGAAACCAGTACTGTTAGCGCCTATTCCCTATGAATTCGTTgcttaa
- the LOC106131146 gene encoding ubiquitin carboxyl-terminal hydrolase 46 isoform X1 — MSICQDLGLNFQQRMGANISQLERDIGSEQFPPNEHYFGLVNFGNTCYSNSVLQALYFCRPFREKVLEYKAKNKRTKETLLTCLADLFYSIATQKKKVGSIAPKKFIARLRKEKEEFDNYMQQDAHEFLNFLINHINEIILAERNQSTLKLQKNTTGENVTCNGTLPQSTEPTWVHEIFQGTLTSETRCLNCETVSSKDEHFFDLQVDVGQNTSITHCLKCFSDTETLCNDNKFKCDNCSSYQEAQKRMRVKKLPLILALHLKRFKYMEQYNRHIKVSHRVVFPLELRLFNTVFPLQSDDAVNPDRLYDLVAVVVHCGSGPNRGHYISIVKSHGFWLLFDDDMVDKIDASAIEDFYGLTSDIQKSSETGYILFYQSRDASC; from the exons ATGTCAATATGTCAGGATCTCGGCCTTAATTTCCAACAGAGAATG GGCGCAAATATATCACAATTGGAAAGAGATATCGGGTCAGAGCAGTTTCCCCCAAATGAACATTATTTTGGATTAGtcaat tttggaAATACCTGTTATAGTAATTCAGTTCTTCAAGCACTCTACTTCTGTCGCCCCTTTAGAGAAAAAGTTTTAGAATATAAAgccaaaaacaaaagaaccAAGGAAACACTGCTAACATGTCTAGCAGACCTTTTTTATAGCATTGCcacacaaaagaaaaaagtaggCTCTATTGCACCTAAGAAGTTTATTGCTAGACTGAGAAAAGAAAAAG aggAATTTGACAATTACATGCAACAGGATGCCCATGAATTCTTGAATTTCCTTATAAACCACATCAATGAGATTATTTTAG CCGAGCGCAATCAAAGTACACTGAAACTGCAAAAGAACACGACCGGTGAGAATGTGACATGCAACGGCACGCTGCCACAGAGCACAGAACCGACGTGGGTGCACGAGATATTTCAGGGCACCCTTACCAGTGAAACGAGGTGTCTCAATTGCGAGACAGTGAGCAGCAAGGATGAGCATTTTTTTGATCTTCAG GTTGACGTAGGCCAGAATACGAGCATCACGCATTGCCTAAAATGCTTCAGTGACACCGAGACCCTGTGTAACGACAACAAATTCAAATGTGACAACTGCAGCAGCTACCAAGAAGCCCAGAAGCGCATGCGCGTGAAGAAACTGCCACTAATACTGGCATTGCATTTAAAGAGATTCAAGTACATGGAACAGTACAATAGGCATATAAAAGTCTCGCATAGAGTCGTGTTCCCGTTGGAGTTGAGACTTTTCAACACT GTGTTTCCCTTGCAGTCCGACGACGCTGTGAACCCGGACCGTCTTTACGACCTGGTTGCCGTTGTAGTACACTGCGGCTCGGGGCCCAACCGGGGACACTACATCAGCATAGTGAAGAGCCACGGCTTCTGGCTGTTGTTCGACGACGATATGGTAGAT AAAATTGATGCGTCAGCGATAGAAGATTTTTACGGCCTAACTTCAGACATTCAAAAATCGTCCGAAACCGGTTACATATTGTTCTATCAATCTAGGGACGCTAGTTGTTAA